A region from the Actinoplanes sp. OR16 genome encodes:
- the gabT gene encoding 4-aminobutyrate--2-oxoglutarate transaminase, translating to MSTSADLHKRRVAAVARGVGSTISSYVDRAAGGTLTDVDGREWIDFASGIAVTNVGNAAPRVVEAVREQVERFTHTCFMVAPYESYVAVCEQLIALTPGTFEKRAALFNSGAEAVENAVKIARHATGRQAVVVFDHAYHGRTNLTMALTAKNMPYKHRFGPFAPEVYRAPMSYPLRDGGLSGAEAARRAIDVIEKQVGADNVAAVLIEPIQGEGGFVVPAAGFLPAIAEWSKHNGAVFIADEIQTGFARTGAWFACEHEGVEPDLITTAKGMGGGLPIAGVTGRAELMDAVHAGGLGGTYGGNPVACAAALAAIETMRELDLAASARHIESVLAPALRTLAASDPGIAEVRGRGAMLAIELVQPGGIEPDPVRTAAVSKACHEAGLLTLTCGTHGNVLRFLPPLVISDEDLRRGIEILSSSLG from the coding sequence TTGTCCACCTCTGCCGATCTTCACAAGCGCCGGGTCGCGGCGGTCGCGCGCGGCGTCGGTTCCACCATCTCCTCGTACGTCGACCGCGCCGCGGGCGGCACGCTCACCGACGTCGACGGGCGGGAGTGGATCGACTTCGCCTCGGGCATCGCCGTGACGAACGTCGGCAACGCCGCGCCGCGGGTCGTCGAGGCGGTCCGTGAGCAGGTCGAGCGGTTCACGCACACCTGCTTCATGGTCGCGCCGTACGAGTCCTACGTCGCGGTCTGCGAGCAGCTGATCGCGCTGACCCCCGGCACGTTCGAGAAGCGGGCGGCGCTGTTCAACTCCGGCGCCGAGGCGGTGGAGAACGCCGTGAAGATCGCACGGCACGCCACCGGGCGGCAGGCGGTCGTGGTGTTCGACCACGCGTACCACGGCCGGACCAACCTGACCATGGCGCTGACCGCGAAGAACATGCCGTACAAGCACCGGTTCGGGCCGTTCGCGCCGGAGGTCTACCGGGCGCCGATGTCGTATCCGCTGCGCGACGGCGGCCTGTCCGGCGCCGAGGCCGCCCGCAGGGCGATCGACGTGATCGAGAAGCAGGTCGGCGCGGACAACGTGGCGGCCGTGCTGATCGAGCCGATCCAGGGCGAGGGCGGGTTCGTCGTGCCGGCCGCGGGATTCCTGCCGGCGATCGCCGAGTGGTCGAAGCACAACGGCGCGGTCTTCATCGCCGACGAGATCCAGACCGGGTTCGCCCGGACCGGCGCCTGGTTCGCCTGCGAGCACGAGGGCGTCGAGCCGGACCTGATCACCACGGCCAAGGGCATGGGCGGAGGGCTGCCGATCGCCGGCGTGACCGGCCGGGCCGAGCTGATGGACGCGGTGCACGCCGGCGGGCTGGGCGGCACCTACGGCGGGAACCCGGTGGCCTGCGCCGCGGCGCTCGCGGCCATCGAGACGATGCGCGAACTGGACCTCGCCGCTTCCGCTCGCCACATCGAATCGGTGCTGGCACCTGCCCTTCGTACCCTCGCTGCCTCTGATCCTGGAATCGCCGAGGTCCGCGGACGTGGTGCGATGCTCGCGATCGAGTTGGTGCAGCCGGGTGGCATCGAGCCCGATCCGGTGCGCACGGCAGCGGTCTCGAAGGCGTGTCACGAGGCCGGGCTGCTCACGCTGACCTGCGGAACCCATGGCAACGTGCTGCGGTTCCTGCCGCCGCTGGTGATCTCCGATGAGGACCTTCGGCGAGGCATCGAGATCCTGTCGTCCTCGCTGGGTTGA
- a CDS encoding gamma-aminobutyraldehyde dehydrogenase: MSAKTVLHNFVAGEAVAPVEGRYEDLIDPSTGEVFASAPVSGPEDVDRAMQAAATAFAEWRTTTPGDRQKALLKFADAVEARAGELVALESQNTGKPLGLTASEELPPAVDQIRFFAGAARLLEGRSAGQYMNGFESYVRREPIGVCAQVTPWNYPLMMAVWKIAPALAAGNAVVLKPSDTTPVTTVRLAEIAAEFFPAGLFNVVLGDRDTGRALVEHRTPQMVSITGSVRAGMEVAGAAAADLKRTHLELGGKAPVVVFADADVAAAAASIAEAGYFNAGQDCTAATRVLVHEAAYDDFVAALAEQAKGIKTGQPDDEDVLYGPVNNAGQLARVSGFIDRLPDHAVLQAGGARVGERGYFWSPTVVSGLRQTDEIIQNEVFGPVITVQKFGSEAEALEFANGVPYALASSVWTKDHGTAMRMTQNLDFGCVWVNCHIPLVAEMPHGGFKHSGHGKDLSVYGLEDYTRIKHVMHNVGA; the protein is encoded by the coding sequence ATGAGCGCCAAGACGGTTCTGCACAACTTCGTCGCCGGCGAGGCCGTCGCGCCCGTCGAGGGGCGGTATGAGGATCTGATCGACCCGTCGACCGGTGAGGTGTTCGCGTCAGCGCCCGTCTCCGGTCCCGAGGACGTCGATCGGGCCATGCAGGCCGCCGCCACCGCGTTCGCCGAGTGGCGCACCACCACCCCCGGCGACCGGCAGAAGGCCCTGCTCAAGTTCGCCGACGCGGTCGAGGCCCGGGCCGGCGAGCTGGTGGCGCTGGAGTCGCAGAACACCGGCAAGCCGCTCGGCCTGACCGCCAGCGAGGAGCTGCCGCCCGCGGTCGACCAGATCCGCTTCTTCGCCGGCGCCGCCCGCCTGCTCGAAGGCCGGTCCGCCGGGCAGTACATGAACGGCTTCGAGAGCTACGTGCGGCGCGAGCCGATCGGCGTCTGCGCGCAGGTCACGCCCTGGAACTACCCGCTCATGATGGCCGTCTGGAAGATCGCCCCGGCGCTCGCCGCCGGCAACGCGGTCGTGCTGAAGCCGTCCGACACCACCCCGGTCACCACGGTGCGGCTCGCCGAGATCGCCGCCGAGTTCTTCCCGGCCGGCCTCTTCAACGTCGTCCTCGGCGACCGGGACACCGGCCGCGCGCTGGTCGAGCACCGGACCCCGCAGATGGTGTCGATCACCGGCTCGGTCCGGGCCGGCATGGAGGTGGCCGGCGCCGCCGCGGCCGACCTCAAGCGCACCCATCTGGAGCTGGGCGGCAAGGCCCCGGTCGTCGTCTTCGCCGACGCCGACGTGGCGGCCGCCGCCGCGTCGATCGCCGAGGCCGGTTACTTCAACGCCGGCCAGGACTGCACCGCCGCGACCCGCGTGCTGGTCCACGAGGCCGCCTACGACGATTTCGTGGCGGCGCTCGCCGAGCAGGCCAAGGGCATCAAGACCGGGCAGCCGGACGACGAGGACGTGCTCTACGGCCCGGTCAACAACGCCGGCCAGCTGGCCCGGGTGTCCGGGTTCATCGACCGCCTGCCGGACCACGCGGTGCTGCAGGCCGGTGGCGCGCGGGTCGGCGAGCGCGGCTACTTCTGGTCGCCCACCGTCGTCTCCGGGCTCCGGCAGACCGACGAGATCATCCAGAACGAGGTGTTCGGCCCGGTCATCACCGTGCAGAAGTTCGGTTCCGAGGCGGAGGCCCTGGAGTTCGCGAACGGCGTCCCGTACGCCCTGGCCTCCAGCGTCTGGACGAAGGACCACGGCACCGCCATGCGGATGACGCAGAACCTCGACTTCGGCTGCGTCTGGGTCAACTGCCACATCCCGCTGGTCGCCGAGATGCCGCACGGAGGCTTCAAGCACTCCGGGCACGGCAAGGACCTGTCGGTCTACGGCCTGGAGGACTACACCCGGATCAAGCACGTCATGCACAACGTGGGGGCCTGA
- a CDS encoding PP2C family protein-serine/threonine phosphatase, with protein sequence MPRSINDDERLRRLEAVTDATLSRLDVSDLLDELLDRVRDLLDVDTAAILLLDVHAQQLVATAAKGLEEEVRKGFRIAVGRGFAGRIAAGREPVRITEVTEDDVVNPILLEKGIRSLLGVPIIAERELIGVLHIGTLSRRVFGDDDVALLELVADRAAVAGRIRSAKLDQQAALALQRSLLPTRLPEVRGIELDARYVPGHAAGVGGDWYDVFTLPSGWVGVVIGDVSGHGLASAVVMGRIRSALRAYALICNDPAEALTLLDRKVRHFEAGSLTTALYVMVSPDRSGVLISSAGHLRPVLAEPGRPAALAEVAVDPPLGVGRYGRPRRSTALALPPGAVLFCYTDGLVERRDQVIDIGLDHLVASVRAAPADVVCATVMADAGVEQPSDDVAVLALRRKQ encoded by the coding sequence GTGCCCCGAAGCATCAACGACGACGAGCGGCTGCGCCGTCTCGAGGCGGTCACCGATGCGACGCTGTCCCGGCTCGACGTCTCGGATCTGCTCGACGAGCTGCTGGATCGGGTGCGCGACCTCCTCGACGTGGACACCGCCGCGATCCTGCTGCTCGACGTGCACGCGCAGCAGCTCGTCGCGACCGCGGCGAAGGGCCTCGAGGAGGAGGTCCGCAAGGGCTTCCGGATCGCGGTGGGCCGGGGTTTCGCCGGCCGGATCGCCGCCGGCCGCGAGCCGGTGCGGATCACCGAGGTCACCGAGGACGACGTGGTCAACCCGATCCTGCTGGAGAAGGGGATCCGGTCGCTGCTCGGTGTGCCGATCATCGCCGAGCGCGAGCTGATCGGGGTGCTGCACATCGGCACGCTGAGCCGGCGGGTGTTCGGCGACGACGACGTGGCGCTGCTGGAGCTGGTCGCCGACCGGGCGGCGGTGGCCGGGCGGATCCGCTCGGCGAAACTGGATCAGCAGGCCGCGCTCGCCCTGCAGCGCAGCCTGCTGCCGACCCGGCTGCCCGAGGTGCGCGGCATCGAGCTGGACGCGCGGTACGTTCCCGGGCACGCGGCCGGGGTCGGCGGCGACTGGTACGACGTCTTCACGCTGCCGTCCGGCTGGGTCGGCGTGGTGATCGGCGACGTGTCCGGGCACGGGCTCGCCTCGGCCGTGGTGATGGGCCGGATCCGCAGTGCGCTGCGGGCGTACGCGCTGATCTGCAACGACCCGGCGGAGGCTCTCACCCTGCTCGACCGCAAGGTCCGGCACTTCGAGGCGGGCAGCCTCACCACCGCGCTCTACGTCATGGTCAGCCCGGACCGCAGCGGCGTGCTGATCTCCTCGGCCGGTCACCTGCGCCCGGTGCTGGCCGAGCCGGGCCGGCCGGCGGCGCTCGCCGAGGTGGCGGTCGACCCGCCCCTCGGGGTGGGTCGCTACGGGCGTCCCCGGCGGAGCACCGCGCTGGCCCTCCCGCCCGGCGCGGTGCTGTTCTGTTACACCGACGGCCTGGTCGAGCGCCGCGACCAGGTGATCGACATCGGCCTCGACCATCTGGTCGCTTCGGTTCGGGCGGCCCCGGCGGACGTCGTCTGCGCTACCGTCATGGCGGATGCCGGTGTGGAGCAGCCGAGCGACGACGTCGCCGTCCTCGCCCTCCGCCGCAAGCAGTGA